Proteins from a genomic interval of Canis lupus familiaris isolate Mischka breed German Shepherd chromosome 33, alternate assembly UU_Cfam_GSD_1.0, whole genome shotgun sequence:
- the COX17 gene encoding cytochrome c oxidase copper chaperone produces MPGLAAASPAPSDSQEKKPLKPCCACPETKKARDACIIEKGEEHCGHLIEAHKECMRALGFKI; encoded by the exons ATGCCGGGCCTGGCGGCCGCAAGCCCTGCCCCATCTGACTCACAGGAGAAGAAGCCGCTGAAGCCCTGCTGCGCCTGCCCGGAGACCAAGAAGGCGCGCGATGCGTG caTCATTGAGAAAGGAGAGGAGCACTGTGGACACCTAATTGAGGCCCACAAGGAGTGCATGAGAGCCCTGGGATTTAAGATATGA